One region of Natronorubrum aibiense genomic DNA includes:
- a CDS encoding DUF7530 family protein: MTSPEYGETWVYESLVGTVPGLDISARTAVALQFLGFEAAILVVATVYDLPAAVLPGTAAVVVATIGSWLMIQFSRTVRDLPTPAAYRRLLFGSSIDVVLGVFAFVTLVTYLFVVEPDSSGQSLVTDLFGAEPPAVAIWLALLVLWDVVYRIGTCWWASLVGCWRAIVYEFDPATTHRYRRADAINIAFAAVQLLLVPFVLEDSLLVAVLASHVVAVVAVTALSRTLQ; the protein is encoded by the coding sequence ATGACGTCGCCGGAGTACGGCGAGACGTGGGTCTACGAAAGTCTCGTCGGGACGGTTCCCGGACTCGACATCTCGGCTCGAACGGCGGTTGCACTCCAGTTTCTCGGCTTCGAAGCCGCGATTCTCGTCGTCGCGACCGTCTACGACCTCCCGGCGGCCGTGCTCCCCGGCACGGCCGCCGTCGTCGTCGCGACGATCGGCAGCTGGCTGATGATTCAGTTCAGTCGCACCGTGCGCGACCTTCCGACACCGGCCGCGTACCGACGGCTGCTGTTCGGTTCGAGCATCGACGTCGTCCTCGGCGTGTTCGCGTTCGTCACGCTGGTTACGTATCTGTTCGTCGTCGAGCCGGACTCGAGCGGGCAGTCACTCGTGACCGATCTGTTCGGAGCCGAGCCGCCGGCGGTCGCGATTTGGCTCGCGTTGCTCGTCCTCTGGGACGTCGTCTACCGGATCGGTACCTGCTGGTGGGCGAGTCTCGTCGGTTGCTGGCGGGCGATCGTCTACGAGTTCGACCCGGCGACGACACACCGGTACCGACGAGCCGACGCGATCAACATCGCCTTTGCCGCGGTACAGCTGTTGTTGGTTCCGTTCGTGCTCGAGGACTCGTTGTTAGTCGCTGTACTCGCCAGCCACGTCGTCGCCGTCGTCGCGGTTACGGCGCTCTCACGAACGCTCCAGTAG
- a CDS encoding DUF5786 family protein — translation MSMGAYDEDEHERRERQASRVDADFDDERTIYHGKVEYDSGESAEELLDQFEQIKSN, via the coding sequence ATGTCAATGGGTGCCTATGACGAAGACGAACACGAGCGACGCGAACGGCAAGCCTCGAGGGTCGACGCCGATTTCGACGACGAGCGGACGATCTATCACGGAAAAGTCGAGTACGACTCCGGTGAGTCGGCCGAGGAGTTGCTAGACCAGTTCGAGCAGATCAAATCGAACTAG
- a CDS encoding DUF5784 family protein, protein MARPLRFRYSPTFWSEQRVRQKILQPLRSNIGARAVTPRFEIGADWETHRFEMQNGDLALFARNDEEAYWMGNTETPSSLWRTDKFGWQSVPYHVARWSKRELLATLHEEEPWLADYPHISWYFLPVFMSKDGRESTRAFFREHAAGFPDAGRRETTRFFEEFFSTGVLDDYRHVMSGKLGTSDHVDRVRMSAAMGEFIAAKVLTDAGYDIVPEIEVTTGHSLDFRAKDDETNVLVEVTRPQPPANRAAAGPVAAVRDTAETKTNGQLAEHGGGAVLFVDCSSFRDDEWNAVRGEQPDVRHRPAVVYRARPNGRVEGYRKGSVPLELTDGLELLD, encoded by the coding sequence GTGGCACGGCCGCTTCGCTTTCGTTATTCGCCCACGTTCTGGAGCGAACAGCGAGTTCGACAGAAGATTCTTCAGCCGCTCCGCTCGAACATCGGCGCCCGCGCAGTGACGCCGCGGTTCGAGATCGGGGCAGACTGGGAGACACACCGCTTCGAGATGCAAAACGGCGATCTCGCACTCTTTGCGCGAAACGACGAGGAAGCATACTGGATGGGCAACACCGAGACGCCCTCGTCACTGTGGCGAACTGACAAGTTCGGCTGGCAATCAGTTCCCTATCACGTCGCCCGCTGGAGCAAGCGCGAACTGCTCGCGACTCTGCACGAGGAGGAGCCGTGGCTCGCGGACTACCCACACATTTCGTGGTACTTTCTCCCCGTGTTTATGTCCAAAGACGGCCGCGAGTCGACGCGCGCGTTCTTCCGCGAACACGCCGCCGGCTTCCCCGACGCGGGCCGCCGCGAGACGACCCGCTTTTTCGAGGAGTTCTTTTCGACCGGCGTCCTCGACGACTACCGACACGTCATGTCCGGCAAACTGGGCACCAGCGACCACGTCGACCGCGTCCGCATGAGCGCCGCGATGGGTGAGTTCATCGCCGCGAAGGTCCTCACCGACGCCGGCTACGACATCGTCCCCGAGATCGAGGTCACGACGGGCCACTCGCTGGATTTCCGCGCCAAAGACGACGAGACCAACGTCTTAGTCGAGGTCACCCGGCCACAGCCGCCGGCCAACCGCGCAGCCGCCGGCCCCGTCGCCGCCGTCCGCGACACTGCCGAGACGAAGACCAACGGCCAACTCGCCGAACACGGCGGCGGTGCCGTCCTCTTCGTCGACTGCTCGAGTTTCCGTGACGACGAATGGAACGCCGTCCGCGGCGAACAGCCCGACGTGCGCCATCGCCCCGCCGTGGTCTATCGCGCCCGACCGAACGGTCGGGTCGAGGGCTATCGGAAGGGGTCGGTTCCGCTCGAGCTTACCGACGGCCTCGAGTTGCTGGACTGA
- a CDS encoding zinc-dependent alcohol dehydrogenase family protein gives MRAAVLEEHGEPLTIKDVDAPDPDPTGAVVEVEACGVCRSDWHGWQGDWEWLNLETQPGQILGHEPAGHVVAVGDEVEGVAEGDHVAIPFNLGDGACPRCQRGHSNICENVMPLGFVEQAQGAFAEQVHVPVADHNLVHLPDGVSSVDMAGLGCRFMTSFHALAHRADIGAGDWVSIHGCGGIGLSAVHIADALGANVVAVDLTDDKLERATDLGAVETVNAEDIEDVPGEIKSITDGGANASMDALGIATTCQNSVLSLDAHGQHIQVGLTTQDEQGMVSLPTDAMVMQEIEFIGSLGMPPTRYDEIFRMVSTGKLEPEKVVSETIGLEDVNDKLASMTDYETVGIPVIDEF, from the coding sequence ATGCGTGCAGCAGTACTCGAGGAACATGGCGAACCGCTCACGATCAAAGACGTCGACGCGCCCGACCCCGACCCGACCGGGGCAGTCGTCGAAGTCGAAGCCTGCGGTGTCTGCCGGAGCGACTGGCACGGCTGGCAGGGCGACTGGGAGTGGCTGAATCTCGAGACCCAGCCGGGGCAGATTCTGGGTCACGAACCCGCGGGCCACGTCGTCGCCGTCGGCGACGAAGTCGAAGGCGTCGCTGAAGGCGACCACGTCGCGATTCCGTTCAATCTCGGCGATGGGGCCTGCCCACGGTGTCAGCGCGGTCACTCGAACATCTGTGAGAACGTCATGCCGCTTGGCTTCGTCGAGCAGGCCCAGGGCGCGTTCGCCGAGCAGGTGCACGTCCCCGTCGCCGACCACAACCTCGTCCACCTGCCCGACGGCGTCTCGTCGGTCGACATGGCCGGACTGGGCTGTCGGTTCATGACGTCGTTCCACGCGCTGGCCCACCGTGCCGACATCGGCGCGGGCGACTGGGTCTCGATCCACGGCTGTGGCGGAATCGGCCTCTCTGCGGTCCACATCGCCGACGCGCTCGGCGCGAACGTCGTCGCCGTCGATCTCACGGACGACAAACTCGAGCGCGCGACCGATCTCGGTGCTGTCGAAACGGTCAACGCCGAGGATATCGAGGACGTGCCCGGCGAAATCAAGTCGATCACCGATGGCGGCGCGAACGCCTCGATGGATGCGCTGGGTATCGCGACCACGTGCCAGAACTCCGTGCTCAGTCTCGACGCCCACGGCCAGCACATCCAGGTCGGGCTGACGACACAGGACGAACAGGGGATGGTCTCCCTGCCGACCGACGCGATGGTGATGCAGGAAATCGAGTTCATCGGCTCGCTCGGCATGCCGCCGACGCGCTACGACGAAATCTTCCGGATGGTCTCGACCGGCAAACTCGAGCCCGAAAAGGTCGTCTCCGAGACGATCGGTCTCGAGGACGTCAACGACAAGCTCGCGTCGATGACCGACTACGAGACGGTCGGCATTCCAGTCATCGACGAGTTCTAA
- a CDS encoding DUF2795 domain-containing protein — protein MFPNGSGEFAADRNYPVTTEELIEEYGDRTLELQNGSETVGDVLARLESETFESPEDVRLALSCAVSNKAVGRIGYSDRDPTPLGSPYAPEPMSF, from the coding sequence ATGTTCCCAAACGGCTCCGGCGAATTCGCTGCTGACCGCAACTATCCCGTCACGACCGAGGAACTGATCGAAGAGTACGGCGATCGGACCCTCGAACTCCAGAACGGTTCCGAGACGGTCGGCGATGTACTCGCTCGCCTCGAGTCCGAAACGTTCGAGTCGCCGGAGGACGTCCGGCTTGCGCTCTCCTGTGCCGTCAGCAACAAGGCGGTCGGCCGAATCGGTTACAGCGACCGCGACCCGACACCGCTGGGGAGCCCGTACGCACCCGAGCCGATGTCGTTCTAA
- a CDS encoding PHP domain-containing protein — MPYADLHVHTTRSDGSLDLEAVPAAARRAGVAVVAVTDHDRMQPFDAPVVDRDGVTIINGIELRVSTPDGQRVDLLGYGVDPTPELEELVAGIQRNRVERGQAIVGCVEDRLGIDLGVTVTDGFGRPHVARAIDAHPEVGYDYAGAFEELIGYGDPCYVPRDVPSFEDGLGALDASCRLVSLAHPLRYRDPEAALALTTDPALSAVEFHYPYTRSHEDGQRLVADAIDRNDLLVTGGTDAHEDELGVAGLSRAEYEQLQIEERSGN; from the coding sequence ATGCCCTACGCCGACCTGCACGTCCACACGACGCGCTCGGACGGAAGCCTCGACCTCGAGGCCGTGCCAGCTGCGGCCCGCCGTGCCGGTGTGGCCGTCGTCGCGGTGACGGATCACGACCGGATGCAGCCGTTCGACGCGCCGGTGGTCGACCGCGATGGCGTCACGATCATCAACGGGATCGAACTCCGCGTCTCGACGCCGGACGGACAGCGCGTCGATCTGCTTGGCTACGGGGTCGACCCAACGCCAGAACTCGAGGAACTCGTCGCGGGGATTCAGCGAAACCGGGTCGAACGGGGGCAGGCGATCGTCGGCTGCGTCGAGGATCGCCTCGGGATCGACCTCGGTGTGACCGTCACGGACGGGTTCGGTCGGCCACACGTCGCTCGAGCGATCGACGCCCACCCCGAGGTGGGATACGACTACGCGGGGGCGTTCGAGGAACTCATCGGGTACGGTGACCCCTGTTACGTCCCGCGGGACGTGCCGTCGTTCGAAGACGGACTGGGCGCACTCGATGCGTCGTGTCGACTCGTCTCGCTCGCCCATCCGCTTCGTTACCGCGATCCCGAGGCCGCACTTGCACTGACGACCGACCCAGCGCTGTCAGCCGTCGAGTTCCATTATCCCTACACGCGAAGTCACGAGGACGGCCAGCGACTCGTCGCGGATGCGATCGACCGCAACGACCTGCTCGTAACTGGTGGGACCGACGCCCACGAGGACGAACTCGGCGTTGCTGGCCTATCACGAGCCGAGTACGAACAGTTACAAATCGAAGAGAGATCAGGTAACTAA
- a CDS encoding DUF6757 family protein yields the protein MNCHYCDREAAFAAESEGLKVGLCEEHFRERLQELAEADGLETLKEKVDVDRAE from the coding sequence ATGAACTGCCACTACTGTGACCGAGAGGCTGCCTTTGCCGCCGAATCGGAGGGCCTCAAGGTCGGTCTCTGCGAGGAACACTTCCGCGAGCGCCTGCAGGAACTCGCCGAAGCCGACGGCCTCGAGACCTTGAAAGAGAAAGTGGACGTCGACCGGGCTGAGTAA
- a CDS encoding 4Fe-4S dicluster domain-containing protein yields the protein MAIDPQFTENREQVDEHNGHAVWGPVDEPDELGIHGTHVAVDFDICLADGACLEDCPVDVFEWVETPGHPESEEKADPANEAQCIDCMLCVDVCPVDAIDVDAGRTA from the coding sequence ATGGCCATAGATCCGCAGTTCACCGAGAATCGAGAACAGGTCGACGAACACAACGGCCACGCCGTCTGGGGTCCCGTCGATGAACCGGACGAACTCGGCATTCACGGCACCCACGTCGCCGTCGACTTCGATATCTGCCTCGCGGACGGGGCCTGTCTCGAGGACTGTCCCGTCGACGTCTTCGAGTGGGTCGAGACACCCGGACATCCGGAAAGCGAGGAGAAAGCCGACCCCGCAAACGAAGCCCAGTGTATCGATTGTATGCTCTGTGTCGACGTCTGTCCGGTCGATGCGATCGACGTTGACGCCGGTCGTACTGCCTGA
- a CDS encoding asparaginase: protein MHPDVRVVSTGGTIASTSSEDEDSSETGKTPDVSGGDLVEAVPEIAEHASIDVDDVCQRSGFQMDVENAGRVIDTIERAAREGVDGVVVTHGTDTMAESAYYADVVLEADVPVVFTGAQRPFDELGTDGPTNLLLAVHAAADERFRTAGGSYLAFNDAVHSARWVVKSHTSKLETFASPSHGPVAEHTPNGLRTLREPGRYSNPISGARIDPDVRVELVTNAMGVDGRQVERALEDDADAVVVAGTGLGNTTGALGVTLEDAIDAGVPVILTSRCHAGTTAGLYGGPGGGRTLLEAGAISGGDLPPWKARLRTALALSATDGSSAHRRVRDAFAEIDSLV from the coding sequence ATGCACCCCGACGTCAGGGTCGTCAGCACCGGCGGCACGATCGCGAGCACCTCGAGCGAGGACGAAGACAGCAGCGAGACTGGAAAAACGCCCGACGTTTCCGGCGGCGACCTCGTCGAAGCCGTTCCCGAAATCGCCGAGCACGCCTCGATCGACGTCGACGACGTCTGTCAGCGCTCGGGCTTTCAGATGGATGTCGAAAATGCCGGGCGGGTCATCGATACGATCGAACGTGCCGCGCGTGAGGGCGTCGACGGCGTCGTCGTCACCCACGGCACCGATACCATGGCCGAGTCGGCCTACTACGCGGACGTTGTTCTCGAGGCCGACGTCCCGGTCGTCTTCACGGGCGCCCAGCGGCCGTTCGACGAGTTGGGAACCGACGGCCCGACGAACCTGTTGTTGGCCGTCCACGCTGCAGCCGACGAGCGGTTCCGAACAGCGGGCGGCAGCTATCTGGCGTTCAACGACGCCGTCCACAGCGCTCGATGGGTCGTCAAATCCCACACGAGTAAACTCGAGACGTTCGCCTCCCCGAGTCACGGTCCCGTAGCCGAACACACTCCGAACGGGCTGCGAACGCTGCGCGAACCGGGGCGCTACTCGAATCCGATTTCGGGCGCGCGCATCGACCCCGACGTTCGGGTCGAACTCGTCACGAACGCGATGGGCGTCGACGGCCGACAGGTCGAACGCGCGCTCGAGGACGACGCCGACGCCGTCGTCGTCGCTGGAACGGGGCTGGGGAACACGACCGGCGCGCTCGGTGTGACGCTCGAGGACGCCATCGACGCGGGGGTGCCGGTTATACTCACCTCGCGCTGTCACGCCGGGACGACGGCCGGGCTGTACGGCGGCCCCGGTGGCGGCCGGACGCTGCTCGAGGCCGGGGCGATTTCGGGCGGCGACCTCCCACCGTGGAAGGCCCGGCTCCGGACCGCGCTGGCTCTCTCGGCGACTGACGGCTCGAGCGCCCATCGCCGAGTTCGAGATGCGTTTGCGGAGATCGACTCACTCGTCTGA
- the hemB gene encoding porphobilinogen synthase yields MNLTHRPRRLRQDRVRGLVSETSLEPADLIAPVFVDATTDERVPIESMPGHERVPIDESVARVEEVLETGVGAVMLFGIPESKDPEGTRAWAEDGVVQEAARRISADTDAYIITDVCLCEYTDHGHCGPLEEALRGEAGYEGCPHDPTLTVDNDASLEALDRIAVSHAEAGADMIAPSGMMDGMVAAIREGLDRKGFEHVPIMSYAAKYESAFYGPFRDAADGAPAFGNRRHYQMDPANAREAMREVRLDAEQGADVLMVKPALPYLDIVRDLRREFDHPIAAYNVSGEYAMLHAAAEKGWLDLEAVALESLLSIKRAGADLILTYFAEDVAKRL; encoded by the coding sequence ATGAACCTCACACACCGCCCCCGACGGCTTCGCCAAGACCGGGTTCGCGGCCTCGTCAGCGAGACGAGCCTCGAGCCTGCGGATCTCATCGCTCCGGTGTTCGTCGACGCGACGACCGACGAGCGGGTCCCGATCGAGTCGATGCCCGGCCACGAACGGGTGCCGATCGACGAGAGCGTCGCCCGCGTCGAGGAAGTCCTCGAGACGGGCGTCGGCGCCGTCATGCTGTTCGGCATTCCCGAATCGAAAGACCCCGAGGGAACCCGCGCGTGGGCCGAGGACGGCGTCGTCCAGGAGGCGGCCCGACGGATCAGCGCCGACACCGACGCCTACATCATCACCGACGTCTGTCTCTGCGAGTACACCGACCACGGTCACTGCGGGCCACTCGAGGAAGCGCTGCGCGGCGAGGCGGGTTACGAGGGCTGTCCCCACGACCCGACGCTGACGGTCGACAACGACGCGTCACTCGAGGCGCTCGATCGGATCGCCGTCTCCCACGCGGAGGCTGGCGCGGACATGATCGCACCGAGCGGGATGATGGACGGCATGGTCGCCGCCATCCGCGAGGGACTCGACCGCAAGGGGTTCGAACACGTTCCGATTATGAGCTACGCCGCGAAGTACGAGAGTGCCTTCTACGGCCCGTTCCGGGACGCCGCAGACGGTGCGCCTGCGTTCGGCAACCGCAGACACTACCAGATGGATCCCGCAAACGCGCGCGAGGCGATGCGTGAGGTTCGCCTCGACGCCGAGCAGGGGGCGGACGTCCTGATGGTCAAACCCGCGCTGCCGTATCTCGACATCGTGCGCGATCTTCGCCGGGAGTTCGACCACCCTATCGCCGCCTACAACGTCTCCGGCGAGTACGCCATGCTTCACGCCGCCGCCGAGAAGGGATGGCTCGATCTCGAGGCCGTCGCACTCGAGTCACTACTGTCGATCAAACGTGCCGGGGCGGATCTCATTCTAACGTACTTCGCCGAAGACGTCGCCAAGCGACTCTAA
- a CDS encoding ammonium transporter, whose protein sequence is MDPILLQAETEMLTEAINNTWILIVTFLIFFMHAGFAMLEAGQVRSKNVANQLTKNLLTWSVGVTVFFLIGVGIESVVAGGSFEPAFMGEPSSWIGWLYGAVFAMTAATIVSGAVAGRAKLRAYIGYTFLLAAVIYPVVTGITWAGGYIETLTGTPFADFAGGMIVHGMGGIAGLTAAWILGPRMDRYNDDGTANVIPGHSLTFAVLGTLLLAFGWYGFNVGTSAIIGEGVFLGDQLGRVAMATTIAMACGAMGAGLVAWLKTEKVDTLYVANGLLAGLVGITAIPDTVSWWGAFVVGGLAGAQLPIVFGFVEERLKIDDVCAVFPVHGSAGVLGTLLFPFVAAPGVVDSIANAFIAQLTGVVLITVWTVGATALIWFVFKAAGQARVTPEHERDGLDVSEHGVDTYPEFGQPDIATDGGSTGNGIIRSDGGNPNTGEIKMVTAIVRPDRLGAIKQSLAEIGAPSLTVTNVSGRGSQPAKKGQWRGEEYTVDLHQKVKIECVVADIPAGEVVDAIGEAANTGEPGDGKIFVVPVEDAYQVRTGKTGPDAV, encoded by the coding sequence ATGGACCCGATACTCCTGCAGGCGGAGACGGAGATGTTGACCGAGGCGATCAACAACACGTGGATTCTGATCGTCACGTTCCTCATCTTCTTCATGCACGCTGGCTTCGCCATGCTCGAGGCGGGACAGGTGCGCTCGAAAAACGTGGCAAACCAGCTGACGAAGAACCTGCTGACCTGGAGCGTCGGTGTGACGGTATTCTTCCTCATCGGCGTCGGGATCGAAAGCGTCGTCGCCGGTGGCAGCTTCGAGCCCGCGTTCATGGGTGAGCCGAGTAGTTGGATCGGCTGGCTTTACGGTGCCGTCTTCGCCATGACCGCGGCGACCATCGTTTCGGGGGCCGTCGCTGGTCGTGCGAAACTCCGCGCGTACATCGGCTACACGTTCCTGCTGGCCGCAGTCATCTACCCCGTCGTCACCGGGATCACGTGGGCTGGTGGCTACATCGAGACGCTCACTGGAACGCCGTTCGCCGACTTCGCGGGCGGGATGATCGTTCACGGGATGGGCGGCATCGCCGGCCTCACCGCCGCGTGGATCCTCGGGCCGCGCATGGACCGGTACAACGACGACGGCACTGCAAACGTCATTCCCGGCCACTCGCTGACGTTCGCCGTCCTCGGGACGCTCCTGTTGGCCTTCGGCTGGTACGGCTTCAACGTCGGCACCTCGGCCATCATCGGCGAGGGCGTGTTCCTCGGTGACCAGCTCGGTCGTGTCGCCATGGCCACGACGATCGCGATGGCCTGCGGTGCGATGGGTGCCGGCCTCGTCGCGTGGCTCAAGACCGAGAAGGTCGATACTCTGTACGTCGCCAACGGCCTGCTGGCAGGCCTGGTCGGGATCACCGCGATCCCCGACACTGTCTCGTGGTGGGGCGCGTTCGTCGTCGGCGGTCTCGCCGGCGCGCAGCTCCCGATCGTCTTCGGGTTCGTCGAAGAGCGACTGAAGATCGACGACGTGTGTGCGGTGTTCCCCGTCCACGGCTCGGCCGGGGTCCTCGGCACGCTGCTGTTCCCGTTCGTTGCCGCCCCGGGCGTCGTCGATAGTATCGCGAACGCGTTCATCGCCCAGCTCACCGGTGTCGTCCTCATCACCGTCTGGACGGTCGGTGCGACCGCCCTCATCTGGTTCGTATTCAAGGCTGCCGGCCAGGCTCGAGTCACGCCAGAACACGAACGCGACGGACTCGACGTCTCCGAACACGGCGTCGACACCTACCCCGAGTTCGGCCAGCCGGATATCGCCACCGACGGCGGTTCCACTGGCAACGGGATCATCCGTTCCGACGGTGGCAACCCGAACACCGGCGAGATCAAGATGGTCACAGCGATCGTCCGTCCCGACCGACTCGGGGCGATCAAGCAGTCGCTCGCCGAGATCGGCGCGCCGTCGCTGACCGTCACCAACGTCTCCGGTCGCGGCTCCCAGCCCGCGAAGAAAGGCCAGTGGCGCGGCGAGGAGTACACGGTCGACCTCCATCAGAAGGTCAAAATCGAGTGCGTCGTCGCCGACATCCCCGCCGGCGAAGTCGTCGACGCGATCGGCGAGGCCGCAAACACCGGCGAACCGGGCGACGGGAAGATCTTCGTCGTCCCCGTCGAAGACGCCTATCAGGTTCGAACCGGCAAGACCGGCCCGGACGCTGTCTAA
- the hemL gene encoding glutamate-1-semialdehyde 2,1-aminomutase, with product MNDDNSRDLYDRALSVMPGGVNSAVRAAIEPYPFFVQKGDAGHVIDADGNRYIDWVMGLGPLLLGHSLPDQVQAAIQQQASAGPMYGTPTEVEVDLAEFVVRHVPSVEKIRFVNSGTEATVSAVRLARGHTGRNKIVVMQGGYHGAQESTLVEGNAENPAPSSAGIPQSFAEHTLPVPFNDEDAMREVFEEHGDDIAAVLTEPILANYGIVHPEDGYHEFLRELTNEHGSLLIFDEVITGFRVGGLGCAQSEFGITPDLTTFGKVIGGGFPVGAIGGRAEIIDDFAPAGDVFQAGTFSGHPVTMAAGLETLQFAAENDVYGHVNGLGERLRSGLTDIVADQAPSYTVTGTDSMFKVIFTRDGPGKDSLEEQCAAGCRQNPTCPRYDYCPKNAAGVKNAETDRWRRVFWGQMKAQDVFLSQNQFECQFVSYGHTDEDVERTLEAYKHAL from the coding sequence ATGAACGACGACAACTCACGCGACCTGTACGACCGGGCGCTCTCGGTAATGCCCGGCGGCGTCAACTCGGCAGTTCGAGCGGCGATCGAGCCCTATCCGTTCTTCGTCCAGAAAGGCGACGCGGGCCACGTCATCGACGCCGACGGCAACCGGTATATCGACTGGGTGATGGGGCTTGGCCCGCTGCTGCTGGGCCACAGCCTGCCCGACCAGGTACAGGCAGCCATCCAGCAACAGGCAAGCGCGGGACCGATGTACGGAACCCCGACGGAAGTCGAAGTCGACCTCGCGGAGTTCGTCGTCCGGCACGTCCCGAGCGTCGAGAAGATCCGCTTCGTGAACTCCGGCACCGAAGCGACCGTTTCGGCGGTCCGACTCGCCCGCGGCCACACCGGCCGCAACAAGATCGTCGTCATGCAGGGCGGCTACCACGGCGCTCAGGAGTCGACACTCGTCGAGGGCAACGCCGAGAACCCGGCCCCCTCCTCGGCGGGGATCCCACAGTCGTTCGCCGAACACACCCTCCCGGTCCCCTTCAACGACGAAGACGCCATGCGCGAGGTCTTCGAGGAACACGGTGACGACATCGCTGCGGTCCTCACCGAGCCGATTCTGGCCAACTACGGCATCGTCCACCCCGAGGACGGCTATCACGAGTTCCTCCGGGAGCTCACGAACGAGCACGGCTCGCTGCTGATCTTCGACGAAGTGATCACCGGCTTCCGCGTCGGCGGGCTGGGCTGTGCCCAAAGCGAGTTCGGTATTACGCCAGATCTGACGACGTTCGGCAAAGTCATCGGCGGCGGCTTCCCCGTCGGCGCGATCGGCGGCCGCGCCGAAATCATCGACGACTTCGCCCCCGCCGGCGACGTCTTCCAGGCCGGCACCTTCTCCGGTCACCCCGTCACGATGGCCGCCGGCCTCGAGACCCTGCAGTTCGCCGCCGAAAACGACGTCTACGGCCACGTCAACGGCCTCGGCGAGCGGCTTCGCAGCGGGCTGACCGACATCGTCGCCGATCAGGCACCCAGCTATACGGTCACCGGCACCGACAGCATGTTCAAGGTGATCTTCACTCGCGACGGGCCGGGCAAGGACTCGCTCGAGGAACAGTGTGCGGCGGGCTGTCGGCAGAACCCGACCTGTCCACGCTACGACTACTGTCCGAAAAACGCCGCCGGCGTCAAAAACGCCGAAACCGACCGCTGGCGGCGCGTCTTCTGGGGCCAGATGAAAGCGCAGGACGTCTTCCTCTCACAGAACCAGTTCGAGTGTCAGTTCGTCAGCTACGGCCACACCGACGAGGACGTCGAACGGACGCTCGAGGCGTACAAGCACGCACTGTGA
- a CDS encoding DUF6789 family protein, whose translation MSVSDRLRRLRSTSEPREGPEAVESQSRGEHAAYAAARGLQAGFVATLIMTAFRLPILRSLPPSANFWAQYVTGDDPADHPIAGLALHLLYGVQAGALFGALFALQDAERSIEPEQRGLVWGSVYGMALSAFGSQIMLKELLDIRLGTDELALFHAGHLVYGLSLGAWVGSRTEGVEDPEHEYEYDNGN comes from the coding sequence ATGTCCGTATCCGATCGATTACGACGGTTGCGATCGACGAGTGAGCCGCGGGAAGGGCCCGAGGCGGTCGAAAGCCAATCCCGTGGAGAACACGCCGCCTACGCTGCCGCTCGCGGGCTTCAGGCGGGGTTCGTCGCGACGCTTATCATGACCGCGTTCCGGCTCCCGATTTTACGGTCGTTGCCGCCGTCGGCGAACTTCTGGGCCCAGTATGTGACGGGTGACGACCCGGCGGACCATCCGATTGCCGGCCTCGCTTTGCACCTGCTCTACGGGGTGCAGGCGGGGGCGCTTTTCGGCGCGCTGTTCGCACTGCAGGACGCAGAGCGGTCGATCGAACCCGAGCAGCGCGGGCTCGTCTGGGGCTCGGTCTATGGAATGGCGTTGTCCGCGTTCGGTTCGCAGATCATGTTGAAGGAGTTGCTCGATATCCGACTCGGTACGGACGAACTGGCGCTGTTTCACGCCGGACATCTCGTCTACGGCCTTTCACTCGGTGCCTGGGTCGGTTCTCGCACCGAAGGCGTCGAGGACCCCGAACACGAGTACGAGTACGACAACGGGAACTAA